ATGGAAAATCTGTAGGAATCGATATGGAACTGATGGAAGAACGCAGTTCAGGATTCTACGATATGGTATTTACCGACAACGAATTAGCCTTATTAAAAGACAGAGATCAGGCCGAATGGACCACCCGTTTCTGGGTAGCCAAGGAAGCCTATGGAAAGTTCCTGGGAACAGGACTGAAAGGAAATCCTAAAGCCTTCGAAGTCGAAATGATAAAAGACGATCACCTGTGGATCAACAATATTGAAATCAAAACTATTAAACATAAAAATTATATTATCGGATGGACACTGTAAACGCAACATTAAAAATGAACCACGAAGAACTTTTTACTTTATTAAAAGGTTTTATTACTGAAGTGATTGGGGCTGAATTTGTAGAAGAAATGGATATTACTCCTGAAAGTTCATTCACCAAAGATCTTGAAATGGACAGCATCGAGATTGTTTCTTTCTCAGAAAAAATCAAAGCGCATTTTGGCGATCAGATCGACTTTACAGGTTGGTTATCTTCTATGGATCTTGACCAGCTTATCAATCTTGACCTTAGTATGATCATCAATTATATCTACGAATGCCAATAATCACTGTCAATAACAGACAAGTTCATATACAGGAACTCAACAAAGAAGCCGAACAAACCGTGGTACTTATCCACGGTATGTTCAGTAACCTGTCCATTTATTATTTTAATATTGCCCCTGTGCTGGCCAAGCATTTCCATGTGGTGATGTACGATCTGAAAAGTCACGGTATGAGTGAACGCTTTTTGGATGGGTACGATCTTGACAACATGTCATCCGATTTAATAGGTTTAATAGATCACCTTCAACTGGAAAAAGTACACCTTGTAGGCTATAGCTTCGGAGGTCTTATTGCGCTGAAAACAGCATTAGAATATCCAGACCGCGTAAATCAGCTCGTGGTAATGGAAGCTCCGGATCCTCAGGACGAAAAAGCCCGTAACATCATTGATGAATACAGCAAAGAATTTCTTGAGCATTACGTAGCCAATTTTACAGATACTACCAAAGTGCAGATGGGTAAAAGACAAATGGAAAAGAATCATCGTATGTATGAATTTCTCTTTAATCAGACCACCATTAAAGCAGATATGATCAGGGAAAAACATTTCCTTGATGAAGCTGACTTCAAGGGATTGGAAACTTCCACTTTATTGCTTTATGGAGCTGACTCCAACTGCAGACCTACCGGTGAGTGGCTTCAGTCTCAAATCAGCGGATCTGAACTTGAATTAATTCCGGGCGATCATAACATTCCTATCCAGGAACCCAATCTGATTGCGGAAACAATCGCTCAATTTTTATCTAAAATTTTAACACAAAACCATGGCTAAATTTGCATTTATAGTTCCACCATTGACAGGACATGTCAACCCTACCCTAAGCATCGGTGCTACCCTGCTGGAAAGAGGACATGAAGTAGCCTGGATCAGCCTTGACCCAACGTTAGAGGCTAAACTTCCCGAAGGAGGAAAATTATTACTGATCCAATACGATCAGACCGACGAAGAAAAGAAAGAAAGTGAACAATATCTAGATATTATTTCAAAGAAAGTAGTCTACGGCATAGACAGCGTTAAGTTCCTCTACGAAGAGGTGCTTATTCCGCTGAACAGACATTGCTATAACGGAATTATTGCTTTACTGAAAACATATCAGCCTGATTTGATTATCGGAGACCATCAGTTATTTGCTGCCCCTGTTGCCGCAAAAACTCTTGGAATCCCTTATGCTACTTCCGTTACCGCTCCGGCCGCCATTAAAATCATGAATGAGCTGCCTAAGGTACACGAATGGGAAGTAAATCAGATCATTGATCTACAGAAAGAACTGGGCTTTCAGGAAGAGCGTTCTCTGGCAACCTCAGACCTTTTAACACTTGTGCTGACCTCCAATTATTTTTTTGGTGAAATGGATGATCTGCCTTCTCAATATCAGTTCACAGGTCCCGTTCTTACCGAAAGACGTGTTTCATGTGAATTCGACTGGGAAAAGTTAAAAAGCAAAAACAACAAAAAGATCCTGGTAAGTATCGGTACTACCTTCGATCATGATCATAAAAAAGCTTTCTTCCAAAAGGTCATTGATGCCTTTAAAGATGAAGATTTAACCGTTATAGTGGTTTCCGATCCGCAGCTTTTCGAACAGTGGCCGGATAACTTTATGGTGTATCATCAGGTTCCTCAACTGGATCTGTTGCCTCATCTTGACGGTGTGGTGTGCCATGGCGGTCACAATACCGTATCCGAAACACTATCACACGGTATTCCTTTGGTAGTGATCCCGATTGCCTATGACCAGTCTCATGTTGCCGGACGTGTTGTGCGTACAGAAGCAGGTGAACGTCTTAATTTTAACAGATTTAAAGGAAATCACCTGAGAGAAGCTGTACAGCAAATTCTGAATAACCCAAGCTACAAAGAAGCAGCTCAGAAAGTGGGACAGTCTTTTGTGGAAGCAGGAGGTTCTGCTACGGCAGCCAACTTACTGGAGCAAGCCATATTGAAAGCTTCAAAACCTGAAAAACCATCTAAGTTTTTATTTGTAGTTCCTCCGTTCTTCGGACACGTGAGTCCTACTTTAAGTGTGGGAGCCAGTTTAATTGCCCGTGGCCACGAAGTAAAATGGTTCGGAATTACGCCTTTAGACAGTAAACATATTCCGGAAGGAGGTTCTTATTTCTATCCTGAAGAAGAGTTGGTTCCTTATCAGGAGGAAATTGCCCGCATTCTGAAAAGACAGGATGACGGACCCGCATGTTCCGGACCTGAAGTGATGAAACTGGCCCTGGAAGAAACCTATGTTCCTTTTGCTAAAATGATGATGCCGGGACTTACCAGACTGACCGAAAGCTGGATGCCTGATGTGATCGTGAATGACTGTATTACATTCGGAGGTGCTCTTTTCGCTCACAAACATAATATTCCTTGTGTAACCACTACTCCAGTTCCACCGGATGTGATGGGAGATACAGAAAAAAGTGCTCCAAAAATCTGGGAATGGCAGCAAAACTTAATCAAAGATCTGCAAAAAGAAGTAGGCATTCATGAAGAAGGAATTTATATCCATTCTCACAAACTGAATATGGTGTTTACATCACAGGCTTTCGCTGGTTTTGAAACCGTTCCTTCCCATATGAAATTCGTAGGTCCGGTAAAAGGTCGTCCGAATGATGCCCCATTTGACTGGGATAAACTGAATGCATCTACCACTCCGAAGATATTTGTATCATTAGGAACATTGTTGGTAGACATCAGAAAAGCGTTCTTTGAAAAAATCATCGCTGCCTTTAAAGACCAGCCGGTTACCGTAATTGCCGCTACTCCACCGGAAATCTTTGAAGAATGGCCGGATAATTTTATTGTGAACAGTTTCGTGCCTCAATCTGCAGTGATGCAGAGAATGGATATGGTGATCTGCCATGGTGGTTTCAATACCGTTAACGATACTTTTAGAAACGGATTACCGATGTTAATCACTCCTATTGCTTATGATCATTTCCATATTGCAAAACTGATCGAGCAGGCAGGTTGCGGAATCAGTATCCGATACAAAAGACTTCGTGTAGATGCTCTTCGTGAAACTGCTTTTGAATTATTGGAAAATCCGAAATACAGAGCCGCCGCTCAGGAAGTCCGAAACACATTTACCCTTGCCGGAGGGAACGATAAAGCGGTAGAACTGTTAGAAAATTTTGTGCAGGAACATTCAACATTAGCTTCTGTATAGCCTATGAATCAACACATGAAAAGAAAATTGTTATTTGGTGAACGCATGTTATTGGGAGACGGTACAGAACCCTTTAACGCAGTCATTCCGTTCAGACTGAGAGGTACTTTTACCTTAAAAGAGATCCAGCAGGCTCTGGCTCAAATTCAAAATAAACATCCATGGCTGAGAGCATTGATCAGCCATGATGAAAAAAATATTCCATGGTTTAATGTTCCGGAAAAACCTATTTCTATTCCTGTAAGAATCATCACCCGACAAAGTGAAGATCAATGGCAGGAAGAATCCAGGAGAGAATGGAACACCATTTTTAATTACGAAAAATTACCTCTGATCCGGTTTGTATGGATCAAAGGGGAAAACGTTTCTGACATGCTTTTTGCGTTCCATCATTGCTTATGTGATGGTGGTTCTGCAATGGCTTTTTTAAAAGAATTTCTTCTGGTACTGGATAATCCGGCTGCCGATATTGGAACAGAAAATCCAATCTTAGGCATTCAGGATGTTGTTCCCTCCACTATTCTGAACAGCCGCAGGCAGAAACTGAAAGCTAAGTTTATCGGAAGACTGGCCGCTACTGCAATCAAATGGATTCCGGTAGGTAAAAAAGTCGTTGAAAGACAGAACGACTACCTGATCCACTGGAAACTGGATGAAACCCTGAGTAAAGAGTTAATTAATTACTGCAAATCCCAGGAAGTGACCGTCAATACATTTTTGAGCGCATCCGTATTGCAGGCATTTAAAAAAGTAAGAGGAGAAAAATCCTTCAACAAGGTTTCCTGTCCGGTAGATATCAGAAGGTTTGCCAATCAGATTAAAGAAGATCATATTTTCGCTTTCGGGCTGATGATTGTGGTTTCTTCTGATGAAAAGCTAAGTTTTGAGGACAATCTAAGGACAATGCAGAAATCTGTGGAACAAAAGACCTCAAAGCTGAATCCTTACATCACAATGATGGTGATGGAGTCCGGACATGATGCACTGAAGAATTTTACCAAACTGTTAAAAAACGGAAAGTCATCCAATGACTGTATGTTTTCCAATCTGGGACGCATACAGATTCCTCATGAATACAAAGAGTTTACGGTGGAGACGATTTTCAGTCCGTCAGTCATTGGTCCATTAGGAAATACAACGACTCTTGTAGTCTCTACTTACCGTGGAAAAATGGATTTTTCATTCATGGGAAGCGAAGGATATTTGCCTTACACCAATGCTCTGGCAGTCCGTGAGGAGGTAATGCAGATTATACATTCACAACTGAAACAAATGGCAGTATCATGATCAAAAGACCTTTAATGATGGTGGAAAGGATTATGTATGTAGATCCTGAAACGCCTTTAAACTGTGTTTATACAGCAAGAATCAACGGGGAGATTCCCGAAGAAAATTTTAGAACAGCTTTAGTAAGAATTCAGCAGAAACACCCGCTGTTGAGAGCCAACATTGATCATAGCAACGGACGATATCCTTTCTTTATGGGACAAAGAGATATCGAACCCATTCCGCTTCGTATTGTAGAGCGAAAAACGGATGAGGATTGGTTCAAAGAATCTGAAAAAGGATGGTTCCAACTTTTTGAAACTCCTAAAAAACCATTGGCTGAAGTAGTCTGGGTAAAAGGACAGAACACTTCTGAAATCCTTTGGATCATGCCTCACTGTATTTCTGACGGAACTACCGGAGTGACTTTAATGCGTGAACTTTTGAGTTTACTGGATAATCCTTATGCTCCTTTAATTCCTTATGTTGCTTTTGAATCTGTTGATGATTTTCTTCCTTCGGATTTTAATACAGGAATTAAAAAATATAAAGCCGGTCTTTATCTGCTGTTTGCCAAAATTTTCTTTGCAATCCAGCGAAAAAGTAAAAAGAGAAACAGAGGAAAAAACTACGCGATTCACTGGAAAATGACACCGGAAGAAACCCAGCTGATTACTGAAAAATGTAAAGCCAACGGAATCTCTGTACATGCTTTACTGTGTTCTTCTGTGATGCAGGCATTCCGTGATGTTCAGGGAGACCGTGCCAAAGGTAAGGTGATCAGCCCTGTAGATGTGCGTCATTTTATTCCGGAAATTAAAGAAGACCATTTATTTGCTTTCGCTCCAACGGTAGAGCTTTCTGTGAAGAAAGACAACAAAAATGTGATGAGCAATGCCAAAGAAATCAAAAGGAATCTTATTGAGAAAATCAGTAAAATGGAAGCCCGTGAGCTCCTGTGGATGGGCGAACATATGCATCCCATTGTGGAACGCATGATCCATATGCTGAAATCCAGCGAAGGCGGACATGATGTAACCTTATCCAATATGGGAAAGGTCAATATCCCGAATGATTATAAAAATTTCAATCTGGAAACGGTATTCAGTCCTACTGTGGCTTTCCCATGGCTGAACTCAAATACCTTAGTCACCAGTACGTACAACCAGCAGATGGACTTCACCTTTATGTCCAATGAAAATTTTCTTCCCAAAGAGGAAGCCCATCAGATAAAAGATAAAGCCATCGAGCTATTGACCACCTCTCTATGAAATTTAAAATAAAGCCGCCGAAGCCGAAACTCATTAAGAAAACTACCCTGAAACGCTTTCTCATCAAGCGTACGATTTACTATGTCCTTCCGAATGTGTTTTTTAATTTCATTATCGCCTACGCAAGCTTCAAAGAATTAGGGTACACTCATTTTTTTTCGGGAACCCAAAATCTGGCCCGCCTTACCCTGCCTATGGCTATTTTTCTTCCCGTTGTCCTTACCATTGACATTATTAAAAGAGTAACGGATGCCGCCAGTCAGGAAGCGATAGAGTTTACGGTAGATGAACAGCTGAATATTAAAAAACTGATGACCAGGCTAAGCATCTTACATGGTTTGATTACAGGTTTACTTGTACTATCCCTGCTCTTTATCGGACAGTATAATTTCTCCAAAGATTATAAACTGGATGCTACCGCCATGGCTATAGTCGTGGGTATATTGGCAGGAGTGCTATCCGTGATTTTTGTGTATTTACCTGTATGGAGATTGAGAAGGTGGATGTCCAGAGTAAAACCTCTGTCCGCAGACATCAACACATAACCCACAGTCAAGCAACACATACAGCACTGTATTTCATTTCATTACGAATTAAAAATTCTGAATACTCCCGGATGACTTAGTGGTCACCCGGGATTTTAATATCTCCATCAACTTAATTTTTTTCTTTAAAACTCAATATTTGATAAATTTTTTATATTTATATCAATAATTTTCCAGAATTTTTCTTGGGCAGAATGAGCAATAATGTATGTACAAAATCACGGATCAGTTAAAAAATATAGGATTCAGTATCAATCGTTTAGATTATATTATTACCAGAAATAACAACAAAAGAGAATTCAGCACATTAGACTATTTTTGTATTTATATTATTCTTGAAGACATCCAGTTAACGGTAGAAAATGTTCCGTATTCATTAAAAAAGGGAAATATAGCCTTCGTAGGACCACAAAAGAAAATCGTTTTTGGGGAGACCAAAAGATCAGATGTCTATTCCATTGCTTTTTCATCCAGTTTTTATGAAAGATCAACCAAGGACAGCCTTTTTATCAATTCACAGCTTTTTTACAATTATAATTCTGAAATATTTATAGCGCCATTCATCAATATAGAACAGATGAGGGTCATATTTCTGGAACGCATGGAAAGTTTCCGGAAAAAGGATGAAAGTCTCTATATATCTGCTGCCCATAACGCCATAGAAAGGCTGATGCTGGACGCATTTTTTCATATTCCCACTGAAGAGATCAAAAAAGATATCAAATTCGACTATATGTATTATGTGAACCGCTTCAAAGTGCTTTTACAAAGAGATTATAAAAAAGCAAAAAAGGTGGCCTACTATGCAGGAGAATTGAATATCTCCTCAAGAAAACTGACCGAGATGACAGAGTATGTACTGGGAAAAACAGCCAAACATATCATCATTGAAAAGCTGATTACCGAGTGCAAAAAAGCACTGGCCTTTTCAAACGCTACCATCTCTGAAATCTCTTATGAGCTGGGTTTCAGTAATGAAGGAAATTTTACCAATTTTATTAAAAAACATACCGGAAAAAATCCCTCAGAAATGAAATAATTTGTATATTTACATAAGTAACCTTTTGGGGAAAAATACAGGTTATATGCTTGCAAAGTACATTATATTCATTTTGTTCTATTTTGCTATTACAAAATCATTTGCCCAGGCAGCAGACGGTTTAAGGCTTAACGTAAGGCTTTATCCGGTACAGATGCTTGCTATAGGCTCAGGATTTTCGGACGATGGGAATGAGTCTTCCTCCCGGGAAGTTCAGTCTGTGACCATCTCAAGTCCGACAGGGTTTCAGCTGAATGCACAATATAATGAATATCACAGTACAATCGGTAATTCCGAAAGCAACAGAGAAAAGTTTGAAGAATATACTCTTATTAACCATTCTAAAGGAGTGGTTCAGGAGCAATATCCTATCCAGCATGAGATTAAAAATGCAATGGAAAATTTAAGCGTTAACAGAAGTGACGACGAAAATTTTTTAATATTAACTCTAATTTCTCAGTAAAAAATTAAGCAAGGCCTATAAAAATAACTATGCAACGAATAACACTTTTGCAATTTATTCATTCCCTTTGTATTAAGTAAGTTTAGTGTTTAAGATTAATAAAACATTAAATTTGCTTTATGGTGATTTTATCAGTATTTAAATGATACTTTTTATGTAATTATTCATAAAAAGTATTTATTGCTGTGCGCTAATCTGTTTGTAAAAATTCACAAATAATAAGTATCTTTTCACAAAGGTCCTGATGTTCTTTGTATTTACCTTTGCATCCGCAATTTTAAAAACAATTAATACAAAAAAAACATCCTTAACCTTATGAAAAATTTAATCTTAGCATCTTTTGCTATTCTGGGATTCACTACACTACAAGCACAAAATGTAACGCTAAATGTAAGACTTAAACCCATCCAGACTCTTGTCGTTAACAACGCTCAAAAAGTCGTTAATTTAGACTACATCACTAAAGATGACTATGCCAATGGTGTATCTTCTGTAAACGCAGATCACTTAAGCATCTACAGCACAGGAGGATTCCAGGTAAAAGTAAAAGGTGGTAACGATGTATTAGAGTATGGAGGTAAAAACATCCAGGCTAACACCATCCAGATTAAAGCAAGCGCAGGTTCTGACGCTGTAAACGGTGCTCAATATGCTCAGAATGTACAGTTATCAACTAACGAAGCTACTTTGGTAACTTCTTCTACCGGAGGAGTAGACAAAAAAATCAACATTGAATACAAAGGAGCCGGAGATAGTAAGTACCTGAACAATTATATTGCCGGACAAGATCCTACAGTATACACTACTGAACTTACGTATACCATTATTTCTCAATAATAGATATCATTTTGTAATGATAAAGTGTTGTACCTACCACAGCACTTTATCAACACTTAAAAACTAATCTCCGCCATGAGCAGACTTTCTCTTCTCCTTTTCAGTCTTCTTTTCCTATCCTCTTTTCACGGATATGCACAAACAGGAGTTTCGGTTTCACCGCCAAGACTGTACTTTGAGTCGGGAAACGGAAACAGCAATACCCAGACCATAACGGTAACGAATGTAAGTGCCAAGAATTCTCTGGATCTTGCCATAAGTTTGGGAGACTGGGAGTATGACGGCAAAGGTGAGAATATAACGTATCCCTCCAATACCCTACCCACTTCCTGCGCAAGTTGGGTTTCGGTCAAAAAAGAAGAGAATTACTTTACCCTGGCTCCCGGAGAAAAAAAAGATATTGAGGTAACTCTTACCGTTCCGAATGCCCTTTCAGACCAGCTGGCTACCCATACAGCCGTTTTGTATGTAAGCCAGATGAATCCGGTAGATGATGTGGATCATAAGGGAGCGAATATCAAAGTAAGCATCCGCTCAGGAATCAAATTATTCCATAAGCTGCCTGCAGCCAAAACCAAAAAACTTGAAATCCAGAATCTGGTATACGGAAAAACAACCCATACCATCAACCTCTTTTTTGAAAATCAGGGTGACCTATGGGGAGACGGAAAAATATACACCGACTTTGTGAATACGCAAACCGGAAAAAAAGTATCTCTGGATCCCGTTATCTTTTACACCATGCCCGGAAATAAAAGGGAAATGAATATCCCTATTCCAGCAAGCCTTGAAAAAGGAAAGTATACCGCTTCCGTCATGATTGATTACGGAGACAACAACAATCTTGAATTAGGAGAATTAAGTTTCAGCTATGAGTAGTAAAAAATTCTTCTGTTTCTTTCTGTTGGTTTCCCTGAACTGCTTCTCACAGGTCAATTACAACTCATGGGTGAACAGCTATCTGCAGATTAATTCTTACAGCGGAAATACCAATCCTGATGCTTACACCTTTACCCTGGCTGGTAATGGCGCATTTAATATTCCTTACTGGAAAATATCCATGAGGCTGAAACAGCCTATCACTTCTACTGACGGAAATTATACGATGCCTGCCAACAAAATATCATTTCAGCCGGTTTCCACTTCAGGACAGGCTTATCCGGGACCTGTGCCCACCATTCCTCAGATCGGAATGCCGCTGAATACTTTTCTTCAGGCCAACCAGGAAGTCTTTTTAATTCCGCAGTCCAATGCAGCACTGTATAATCAGCCGCCACAGCCCAACGGATACTATAACCTGCAGGTAAAATACAGCCTGACCGTTATGGGAGGATCTTATCTGGGAAGCTACCCTTCCTGGACCAGATTTAACGCTCCGGTACAGTTTACGGCATATGACCAGTACAACAATATTATTGGCAGAGGAGATCACATTTTTCAGTTCCACATCGGGCCACTCAGCGGAAGTCCGACCGATGTACCTGAAATGTCGCTTCAGTTTTCTGCAAAAGCGGTCAACGGATCACTGGAATTCAAAAGCATGTCAGATTATGTCAACGGAGTAAGTGTCACCTATTCTAATGGACTGATTGTAAAAAGCAATACCAATTACCAGATCAAATTACGTTCTCTTCAGGGACAGTTCAGCTCTCCGGCCGGAAACTACATTCCTTTAGGAACCGTAAAAATGAATCTCATTCCCGTTTCAGGAAACAATGGAAATGTATATCCTATCCTGCTGAGTGCTTCTCCACAGCTTATTGCGACAGGAGGCTCAACCGGAAGTTCCAGCCTGTATTATGATATCAGATATTCCACCAAAGCCAATGATGAAAGACTGATTAATGCCAAATCGGAAGAATATTCCACCACCCTTCAATACGAGATTATCCCCCAATAACCATGCTTCAAGACCTGTTCAAAAAAATCTTTTTCATTTTTTTGATTTCGTTTCAGATATGGATTCCGGCACAAAGCAGTTCCGGAATAAGTCTTGATATCCGCAATGAATCCAGAACAGATAAAGCAGGTATTCTGGATCTGATCATCGTTCTTGACAATCAAAGCACAAATGATTTCAAAGGAAAAGTAAACATGACGATTCCTCAAGGTTTCAGAAATATTTCAGGAAACCAGCTTAAGGTCGAAATGAAATCCGGTGAGCACCTTTTTTTACCAGTAAAGATTGTGGTCAGCAACAATGCAGTTTCAGGAGATGCCCGACTGGGTTTCCGACTTTCGGACCCGCAGAATAAAACAGTTGCAGAAAAAGAAATCCTGTACACCGTCACTGAAAATAATGCCATGCGCATCACCGCAGAGAATCCGGTGATCTATATGAATAAGGCTACCGATTCGGTAGAAGTAAGGGCAAGAGTTTCCAATCTGGGCAACAGAAAACAGAAGGTAACAGTTGTATTTAAAATTCCCGAAGCAGAGCAAGGAAATGCTTTCATAGAGAAAACAGGAAGTATTGGCGTGCAGAAAGATTCAGTCTTTGTATTCCGTTTTCTGCCTTCCAGAATCAGATCCCGCAGCACTCAGATTTCCGTCAATATTGCAGGCTTCAGGGAGCCGGACAGAGAAATATTCGGTAATACCAGTGTTTCCATCCAGAACGTTTCTTCGGTGCAACGTTATGAAGATATTGAATCCACTGCTTTTTCCAACTTTACAAAGAACACTATCACGGCAAGTTACAGACATGCCGGAGAAAACCTGGACATGTATCAATTGGTAGGTTCCGGAGGATTCAATCTTCCATCAGGATATATTTTCATCCGGGGAAATATCTATACCATGACGAATCAGAGCGATCCTGTTGTCAACAATACCTATCTGACCTATCGCCGCGAAAACAGTGAATTCACCATCGGAAACATCAACAAAATGCTGGAACTTTCCCTGTTTGGAAGAGGGCTGGAATATGCCTACACTTCTCCCGATAAGGACACAAAAATTGAAGCAGGTTTTGTAGATCAGACCTATAGCCTTATAGAAAGAAATTCATTTCTGAAGTATGGCTACGGATTCTATACCAGAGGAACTCTTGGAGCCCAAAATGCGTCCCGCAATATCTCCGGAACATATATTTTCAGGGATGATCCTTATGAAAAAGCCAGACATCATGTGGCCGGAACAGACCTTCAGCATGCCTTCGGGAAAGACTGGAAAATAAATACAAAAGTGTACGGCGGACTGAGTTTCTACGAAAATAACCAGTCTACCAAACCTTCCCTCGCTTTGGAATCCCAGTATTCCGGAATGATCGAAAAGGTCAATCTGAACGGAAATTATTTCTACAGCACCGATTATTATCCCGGAAACAGAAGAGGAATTTTACAGATTCAGCAGAATTTTTCCACGATGATTTTCAAAGACCATTATGTATATGCCAACATTTTGGCTTCCCATTTTTCGCCCAAGTTCTACTTTTACAACAACACGCTGAATTCAAGCAATGTAAGGCTGGATACAGGAATCAATTTTCCTAAAAAAGGGAATTTCGGGATGGGACTCGGCTATCAGTATCAGGAAGAAAATTCCAATTCTTACAACAATTTTTTCAATGCCCAGCCCTACGAGAATACGAAACAACTCAAAGCACAGCGTTTTACGGAATATCTTACCTGGCTGAGCCCTGATAAACAGCATACCTCTATCCTGAGCATGGAGACAGGATGGGTGCAATATCCGGACAACGACAAACAGCAGTTCCAGATGAAGGTAAGCGGAACCTATGGCTACAAATGGCTTACGGTGAATGGTATTTATCAGCATGGAAGTTACTTTCTTTCCGAATATGCTTTTTCAAAAATGATGAACAAAAGCACTCCCTACAAAAAGCTTTCGCTTTCCGCTTTTGTCAATAAAAACTTCTTCGACCATAAGCTGAATGTGACCACGGGATTTTCTTATACCGATGATGTTCTGTACGGAAAATCACCTTCAGGCTTTATGAATCTGAAATATTCAAGGGAAAGATATGCCCTGTATCTGAATTCTTCTTACTTCAGTTATACGGCAGGAAGTTTTACCAATAATCTGTTGACCATTGAAGCTGGCGTGACCGTCAACCTTAGAAACAGCACCCTTGATCCGGGTAAAAAAGGCGATATCAAAGCGTTTGTCTATTATGACCTGAACGAAAACAATATCTATGATGAGGGCGACAAAGAAGCGGCAGGCTATCTCATTATGCTTAACAATATTTCATTTAAAACAGACCCGTCAGGTTCTATAAGCTACCGTTCCATCCCTTATGGAAAGTATGCCCTGAAACAAGTGATCCAGCAAGGCTGGTATTATGATGAAACAGAATTTACGGTAGACAAGCACCACTACTCTTTTGAGATTCCCCTTCATCAAAACGGAACTACCCAGGGAAAGATAACCTACGATTTTGATTCCAAAACCTCGGTGGATTTCACGCCTAAAACAGGAGGTATCCTGTTCAATATATACCGCAATGAACAGTTAGTACATCATATCATCACCGATGACAACGGTGAATTTGCCTCCTTCCTGCCCTCCGGAAATTACAGGATTGAACTGAACAAAAACTCTCTGCCATCCAATAC
This region of Chryseobacterium culicis genomic DNA includes:
- a CDS encoding acyl carrier protein; protein product: MDTVNATLKMNHEELFTLLKGFITEVIGAEFVEEMDITPESSFTKDLEMDSIEIVSFSEKIKAHFGDQIDFTGWLSSMDLDQLINLDLSMIINYIYECQ
- a CDS encoding condensation domain-containing protein; protein product: MKRKLLFGERMLLGDGTEPFNAVIPFRLRGTFTLKEIQQALAQIQNKHPWLRALISHDEKNIPWFNVPEKPISIPVRIITRQSEDQWQEESRREWNTIFNYEKLPLIRFVWIKGENVSDMLFAFHHCLCDGGSAMAFLKEFLLVLDNPAADIGTENPILGIQDVVPSTILNSRRQKLKAKFIGRLAATAIKWIPVGKKVVERQNDYLIHWKLDETLSKELINYCKSQEVTVNTFLSASVLQAFKKVRGEKSFNKVSCPVDIRRFANQIKEDHIFAFGLMIVVSSDEKLSFEDNLRTMQKSVEQKTSKLNPYITMMVMESGHDALKNFTKLLKNGKSSNDCMFSNLGRIQIPHEYKEFTVETIFSPSVIGPLGNTTTLVVSTYRGKMDFSFMGSEGYLPYTNALAVREEVMQIIHSQLKQMAVS
- a CDS encoding glycosyltransferase: MAKFAFIVPPLTGHVNPTLSIGATLLERGHEVAWISLDPTLEAKLPEGGKLLLIQYDQTDEEKKESEQYLDIISKKVVYGIDSVKFLYEEVLIPLNRHCYNGIIALLKTYQPDLIIGDHQLFAAPVAAKTLGIPYATSVTAPAAIKIMNELPKVHEWEVNQIIDLQKELGFQEERSLATSDLLTLVLTSNYFFGEMDDLPSQYQFTGPVLTERRVSCEFDWEKLKSKNNKKILVSIGTTFDHDHKKAFFQKVIDAFKDEDLTVIVVSDPQLFEQWPDNFMVYHQVPQLDLLPHLDGVVCHGGHNTVSETLSHGIPLVVIPIAYDQSHVAGRVVRTEAGERLNFNRFKGNHLREAVQQILNNPSYKEAAQKVGQSFVEAGGSATAANLLEQAILKASKPEKPSKFLFVVPPFFGHVSPTLSVGASLIARGHEVKWFGITPLDSKHIPEGGSYFYPEEELVPYQEEIARILKRQDDGPACSGPEVMKLALEETYVPFAKMMMPGLTRLTESWMPDVIVNDCITFGGALFAHKHNIPCVTTTPVPPDVMGDTEKSAPKIWEWQQNLIKDLQKEVGIHEEGIYIHSHKLNMVFTSQAFAGFETVPSHMKFVGPVKGRPNDAPFDWDKLNASTTPKIFVSLGTLLVDIRKAFFEKIIAAFKDQPVTVIAATPPEIFEEWPDNFIVNSFVPQSAVMQRMDMVICHGGFNTVNDTFRNGLPMLITPIAYDHFHIAKLIEQAGCGISIRYKRLRVDALRETAFELLENPKYRAAAQEVRNTFTLAGGNDKAVELLENFVQEHSTLASV
- a CDS encoding phthiocerol/phthiodiolone dimycocerosyl transferase family protein, with protein sequence MIKRPLMMVERIMYVDPETPLNCVYTARINGEIPEENFRTALVRIQQKHPLLRANIDHSNGRYPFFMGQRDIEPIPLRIVERKTDEDWFKESEKGWFQLFETPKKPLAEVVWVKGQNTSEILWIMPHCISDGTTGVTLMRELLSLLDNPYAPLIPYVAFESVDDFLPSDFNTGIKKYKAGLYLLFAKIFFAIQRKSKKRNRGKNYAIHWKMTPEETQLITEKCKANGISVHALLCSSVMQAFRDVQGDRAKGKVISPVDVRHFIPEIKEDHLFAFAPTVELSVKKDNKNVMSNAKEIKRNLIEKISKMEARELLWMGEHMHPIVERMIHMLKSSEGGHDVTLSNMGKVNIPNDYKNFNLETVFSPTVAFPWLNSNTLVTSTYNQQMDFTFMSNENFLPKEEAHQIKDKAIELLTTSL
- a CDS encoding alpha/beta fold hydrolase, coding for MPIITVNNRQVHIQELNKEAEQTVVLIHGMFSNLSIYYFNIAPVLAKHFHVVMYDLKSHGMSERFLDGYDLDNMSSDLIGLIDHLQLEKVHLVGYSFGGLIALKTALEYPDRVNQLVVMEAPDPQDEKARNIIDEYSKEFLEHYVANFTDTTKVQMGKRQMEKNHRMYEFLFNQTTIKADMIREKHFLDEADFKGLETSTLLLYGADSNCRPTGEWLQSQISGSELELIPGDHNIPIQEPNLIAETIAQFLSKILTQNHG